ACAATACGATCGGCCTTCTTTTGCAGCTGATATTCATACATGGGGTCGTAATATTTACCTAGCAGCAGTGCAATCCATTCCAAATGCAGCTCGGTATTATTGCGTTGTTGCTGTTCCTGCAAGGCGCGCTCAATTAATGCTAACAACTCTGTGGCATGCTGTTGGCCGAGTCTCCTGCTAATACCATTCACACTTTGTCGCAAGTACTGGGAAAACGACTCAAATCCCATTTCCTCGCCATCACGGACACAAAAATCGTGATGCATTTTATGTACATACTGTGCTAACAACCGCTGTAATCGGTCTTGTAATGAGGCTTCGAGAACAATGACGTTAGCCGCCTGCATGCCATCAAAGAAGGGTTTAGAAATGAAACAACGGCCCACCAGGTGACTTTCATCTTCAAGCAACAAGCAGCTGGTGCGACGTTGTTGATGCTGTAACAGCGCCAGTGCTAGATTATTTTCGAAGTTAATCTGCGTCGGCTGCGGGGTTACTTCTTTGCCAAAGCTCGAACCGCGGTGATTGGCTACCCCCTCAAGGTCGACGGCTTCCTCGGTACGCTGGTGGATCACCTCCGTTTTACCAGAGCCTGTGATGCCACTGAGGATCAGCATTTGTGGCGCTAATGCGGGATCTTCAATCGTCTGGATCAGAAACTGGCGCATCCCTTTGTAACCGCCAGCGATATAAGGAATATCACGACCAGCTTCTTGCAACCATGATTGTGAAATCTGCGACCGCATGCCGCCACGGAAGCAATAAAAATAGGCATCGGGATGTTGTTGGCAAAACGCCAACCAGGCATCGACCCTGGCAGCCTTGACTGCACCTTGCACCAGTTGATGGCCTAAAGCTAACGCTGCAGTTGGGCCATGTTGCTTATAACAAGTGCCGACCTGCTGGCGCTCGTCATCGGTCATCAACGGCAGATTATGGCTACTGGCAAAGGCACCTTTAGTGAATTCCACTGGTGCCCGTAGGTCTATTAGCGGTCGCTTGCTCAGAAATATCGCGCGATACTCTGACGCAGGAATAACATTTTGAGCCATTATCGTATGTTGATCCATTCGGCCTGTTGGCTACGCTCAGATAAGCTGCCAATCCGATATCCAGTGATCAGTTGCGTAGCGAGTACATCAAGCAGTGCCGCTTCCTGGTCTGGCGCTACAGCAATCAGTAGGCCGCCGCTGGTCTGGGGGTCGCACAGCAAAGCCTGTTGTTCTTCAGTCAGCACAGGTAGCTGCCCACCATAGCTGTCGAAATTGCGGTGTGTGCCGCCTGGGACGCAACCTTGTGCCAGATACTCACGCGCTTTAGGTAGTAACGGTAATGCGTCAACGCTGATTGATGCTGACAGATTAGCACCTTGGCAAACTTCCAGTAGATGACCCGCCAGCCCAAAACCGGTGACATCGGTCATCGCATGCACACCTGCTAAACGTGCAACTTCTGCTCCGACTTTATTGAGCTGACACATCGCATTTGGCGCAATGAGCGCATCCTCATCGGCCAATTTTTTCTGCTTTTGTGCTGTGGTGAGAATTCCAATCCCCAGTGGTTTGGTGAGGTAAAGAATATCACCTGCATGCGCGGTATCGTTTTGTTTCAGATGCCGCAGATCGACCTTGCCGGTGACAGCTAGCCCGAAAATAGGTTCTGGCGCATCAATGCTATGACCGCCCGCTAGCATAATCCCAGCATCAGCGCAGGCCTGACGACCACCATCGACCACTTGTTGCGCGATTTCGGGCGGCAGCTTATTCACTGGCCAGCCCAGGATAGCGATTGCCATAATAGGCGTACCGCCCATGGCATAGACATCACTGATAGCATTGGTGGCAGCAATACGGCCAAAGGTAAAAGGATCGTCGACTATCGGCATGAAGAAATCGGTGGTGCTGATGATGCCTGTGTGTTCATCCAGCTGATATACCGCAGCATCATCACGGGTTTGATTGCCTACAAGCAGGTTAGGATCGGTAAAACCGGGCAGCTGAGATGCCAGAATAGTGGTGAGCACCTTTGGAGAAATTTTGCAGCCGCAGCCAGCTCCGTGGCTGTACTCGGTAAGTTTGATAGGGCTGTCAGACATCATAAACTCCATACACGTTTGACGAGTCCCTGATCTTAACCTTATACGGCCACAGTACAAGCTGGCCGTGTCGCGATTACGGATAAATTAGCGGTTAGGCGCCAAGATTAGCGGTCAGTCGTTGCCAGTTGCGTCGTTGTAGCTGGAATCGCCGTTTCAGTTCTGCAACTTGCGGTAACAGATGATCATGAGCTAACTGCTGACGCTTGGCCTCAAGCAGATGTTTTTTCACTTCATAGTAGGCAATGAGGTGTTGTTTCAGCTCCTCGTACTCCCGTTGCAGTTTGTCCAGCAGCTCATCGGCATTGCTCAAATTCAGTAGCCGTTGCTGAGTCTGCTTTAACTGCATCTGTAGCAATGCAGCATCAATTTTTTCCTGCGGCACGCGGCGTAACTCCCCGGCTAAGCCACACCAGGACAGACCTCGGATTAGCCACTTGGTCGGATCGTAGTGCCACCAACGGATGCCATTGCGATAGTCATGTTCAAAAATATGGTGAAAGTTATGATAGCCTTCGCCATAGGTGAGCAATGCCAGGATCCCGTTGTCCCGCGCGGTATTGCGGTCGGTATACGGCTGCTTACCCCACACATGCGCGAGAGAGTTAATGAAAAAAGTACAGTGATGCACTACGACTAACCGTAGCAGCCCCGCGAGCAACAACATGGAGATAATGTCGCCATGTAGCCAGCCTAGCACCAGTGGTAGACCGATATTCATCGCTGCTGCCAACCACAGATAATATTTGTGCTGCCACATGACCACCTGATCCTGTTGCAGATCGCGCGCGTTACTGTAATCGTTGTAGCGTTCCGGCTGATATTCTCGCAGCATCCACCCGATATGACTGAACCAGAAACCCCTGTTAGCTGAATATGGGTCTTTGTCGTTGTTGTCCACATGCTTGTGGTGTATCCGGTGATCAGAGGCCCAGTGCAGCGCACTGTTCTGAAATGCCAGGGCTCCGCCGAGAGCGTACAGCACTTTCACTGCCGGGTGTGCTTTGTAGGCCTTATGCGACCATAATCGATGATAACCAGCGGTTATCGATAAGCCGGCGGCAAAGGCCAATATGATAAACCAGGCCCATTCGACGGCGTCAAACCCATGATTCAACCCTCGCCAAGGCACTAGGATAGCCGCGCCAACAAAAGTCGTAACGAAGAAAATGATGTTGGTCCAGATGAGGGGTGGCTGCTTCATATATGTCATCCCATAATGTTTTGGCTTACAAGTGTAAGCTAAAATGTGAGTTTAAGACAATCACACCTTTCGTCTAAGAGACTTTGCTTATCAGGTAAACTAGGTATTATTGGCTGACTGTTAAAGATCAGGTGAAAAACATGGGTGTAAGAGCGCAACAGAAAGAGAAAACGCGTCGGGCATTGGTCGATGCAGCATTTATTCAGCTAAGTGCTGAACGTAGTTTTTCCAGTCTGAGTTTGCGCGAAGTTGCCCGTGAAGCCAATATTGCTCCGACCTCCTTCTATCGCCATTTTAAAGATATGAATGAATTGGGCCTGACGATGGTGGACGAAGGTGGCCTGGCACTGCGACAGATGATGCGTAAAGGCCGTCAACGAGCGGAAGCCGGCGGCAGTGTCATTCGTATTTCTGTCGAAACCTTTATGGAAGTACTGGAATCCAATCCCAACGTATTTCGCATTTTGCTGCATGAACGTTCTGGAACCTCTGCGGCCTTTCGCGCCGCAGTTGAAAGAGAGATTGAACACTTTATCTCAGAGCTGTCCCACTACATTGAAGATTCGGCAGGGCGCAGTCCAGACCTGGCCCGCGAACAAGCGGAAGCATTAGTCACCCTGGTATTTAATGCCGGAGCAGCGGCACTGGATATGAAACGGTCGGACCGAAAACTGCTGGCAGATCGGCTGGTGACACAATTACGTATGGTGGTAAAAGGCGCGGAAGCATTGCAGCAGAAACGCGACAATCCAGAACTGCGTTCCCGCTTGCTGCGCTAACGATTATTTTCGCTGTAACAACACTCCAGCTTCAACATGTTCGGTATAAGGAAACTGATCAAACAGTGCAAAACGCGCTATACGATGGGTGCGGCATAACTGCGTCAGGTTTTCCTTCAGAGTTTCCGGGTTACAAGAAATGTACAAAATATTGTCATAGCCCTGCACCATATCAACAGTTTGCTGATCCAGTCCTGCACGAGGCGGATCCACAAAAATAGTATTGCAATCGTAACTGTTAAGATCAATCCCTTCCAGTCGCCGGAATTGACGCTCGCGGGTCATCGCCGCAGAAAATTCCTCGGCTGACATGCGGATGATTTGCAGATTGGCAATTTGATTGGCTTCAATATTGTACTGGGCGGATTCTACCGAAGGCTTGGCCAGCTCTGTCGCCAGCACTTTGCCGAAATTTTGTGCCAGCGCGATAGAGAAATTGCCGTTCCCGCAATACAGTTCGAGTAAATCACCACGGCTATTACGGGTACAATCCTGTGCCCACTCCAGCATCTTGCAAGCAACCCCCGCATTGGGCTGGGTGAAACTGTTTTCCACCTGCTTATAGTCAAATTGCTCATTGTTTACTGGCAACGTCTCAATGACAAAGTCACGATCCAACAGGACTTTCTGCTTACGTGCTCGGCCAATCAAATCCACCTTAAAACGACTTGATAGTCGCTGCTTCAGCGCTGCCGCTTCCGCTTGCCAGACATCATCCAGTTGGCGGTGATAGAGTAGTGATACCAGAATGTCACCAGACAGCGTAGAGAGAAAGTCCACCTGAAATAGTCGATGGCGCAAAGCTGGATTGGGTTTCAGTTCATCAACCAACGCCAGCATCATCTGATTAATCAGGGCACTTGCGGGCAGAAATTGATCACAGCGGACCGGTTGTTTTGCCTGTTGGTCATAAACACAGAAATACAGATCGTCACCGTCATGCCATACGCGAAACTCAGCGCGCATTCGATAATGCTGCGGTTGCGATGGGAAAACTTCTAGCAGTGGCGGCGAAAACTCGGCAAAAGACTGCTGCAGTAAATGGCGCTTTTGTTCTAGTTGTTCACCATAGCGTTCTGGCACCATTGCATCTAAATTCATCACAGTCTCTCTTGTCTAAAACGGGGCGCAAATATTATACATAGCTGCGCCTGAGCTCAAGTTCTCAACGGGAAACTGCGGTGTCACTTTGCAGTTTTAATGGCGCTGTGAAACAATATCCGGCCTTAAACAGCCGCAAATTGGTTGTTGTTAGGTTTATATCCCCAGAGGCATATCTTGTCACACACAATTCTGGTTTTTGATTCAGGTGTTGGTGGACTGTCAGTTCTGCAGGAAATCCGCCAGCTTATCCCCGGCCAGCATTATCATTACCTGTTTGATAACGCACGTTTGCCGTATGGAGAACTGAGCGAGGCTGAATTAATCTCAGGTTGCGTGGCGCTGATCGAACCTATGGTCACCCGTCTGGCGGCCGATATTGTGGTCATCGCATGCAATACCGCAAGTACTCTTATTCTACCTGCACTCAGACAGTGCCTAAGTGTGCCGGTAGTCGGTGTTGTGCCGGCGATTAAGCCCGCGGCGCAATTATCGAAATCGCACCATATAGGATTATTAGCGACGCCCGGCACGATCAAGCGCGAATACACCCATGAACTGATCCGCAAATTTGCCGATGACTGCCGGGTAGAATTATTTGGTTCTTCCGAACTGGTGATGCTGGCAGAACAAAAAATTGCCGGTCTGGAACCCTCGCCGCAGCAATTACAAAAACTGCTCGCTCCCATCACTCAGTCATCACTGGATGTGCTGGTGTTAGGCTGTACACATTTCCCTATGTTGAAAGCCGAGATCAGCCAGATTCTTGGTGACCAAGTGACGTTATTGGATTCGGGAACAGCCATTGCGCGGCGGGTAAGAGATTTATTGCCTGCGGGTGAAGAAAATCCAGAAGATGAAACCGCTGTTGCTTATTACACAACAGCGGCAATATCAGAAGGGCTTACGCTAAGCCTAAAAAAACTGGGCTTCAGTAAAATCGAAAACATTAAGAGCGAGTAACGCTACTCGTTATCGCTGTCACTGTCCTGCGATTTAGCTTCACGCACTTTTAGCGTTCTTTCCTGGAAGGTGTAGTCATTTAATTTTGCCAGTGCTTGCTGACCACCTTTTTCGGCGATTTCCACAAAGCCGAAACCTTTACGCCTTCCAGTTTTACGGTCACGAACTAAACGTACGGAGTTCACCGGGCCATATTTTTCAAAAAGCGCTTTAACTTCAACTTCATTGACACGATAAGGCAAATTACCGACATAAAGCGTCATTATGGGCCCTTTATATGGCTCCGCGGTTGAAGTGGTATTCGCGGAAGCCAGCGTAGCGCAAATAATAGCAGTAATAATCGCCCCGGCAGCAAAACCCATATAGGACGGTAGCTGAGGAATAAAGAAATAGATCGCCAGCGCACCTAAAACAGCGACAAGTAAAGCGATAAGCAATGACTTTTGCATAAAAATAAAATCTCGATGAAACGAAAATGATAAAATAGTGTTAACAACCGTCGCTATGGTAATGAATTATTTAGTGTTAAACCAGACTTTTGCCGGAAAAGTGACCATCGCTCGCAAAATTTGTAGATAACTGTAGTTTTAAAACTTAATTGCCCTATTTAACGGTTCTCAAAAACCTCTCTGGATAAAAGATCGGCGACCGATTCAAAGCACTCAAAAAAGATCTTGCACCACCAAACTTCACGCCTATAATGCACCCCACACCGACAGACAGCGCGAACTTCTGAGTTCAAACATTAATGTCGAGTGATAAAGTCCTCAATTAAATCAAACTTTACTTGACGACTAAGGGTATTAGCGTAAAATACGCAGCCCCAAATGTGCAGAAATGTGCATTTCGCTCTTTAACAAAATATCAAGCAATCTGTGTGGGCACTCGCAGTGAATGAATCGCAAAACGATTTAAAACTCACTGAAGAGTGTTCGAACAAAGAACAGTCATTCATAGAGTCTAAAACTTTTAATTGAAGAGTTTGATCATGGCTCAGATTGAACGCTGGCGGCAGGCCTAACACATGCAAGTCGAGCGGCAGCGGGAAGTAGCTTGCTACTTTGCCGGCGAGCGGCGGACGGGTGAGTAATGCCTGGGAATTTGCCCATTCGAGGGGGATAACAGTTGGAAACGACTGCTAATACCGCATACGCCCTAAGGGGGAAAGCAGGGGAACTTCGGTCCTTGCGCGAATGGATAAGCCCAGGTGGGATTAGCTAGTTGGTGAGGTAAGGGCTCACCAAGGCGACGATCTCTAGCTGGTCTGAGAGGATGATCAGCCACACTGGAACTGAGACACGGTCCAGACTCCTACGGGAGGCAGCAGTGGGGAATATTGCACAATGGGGGAAACCCTGATGCAGCCATGCCGCGTGTGTGAAGAAGGCCTTCGGGTTGTAAAGCACTTTCAGTCAGGAGGAAGGGTGTTGAGTTAATACCTCAACGCATTGACGTTACTGACAGAAGAAGCACCGGCTAACTCCGTGCCAGCAGCCGCGGTAATACGGAGGGTGCAAGCGTTAATCGGAATTACTGGGCGTAAAGCGTGCGCAGGCGGTTTGTTAAGCGAGATGTGAAAGCCCCGGGCTCAACCTGGGAATCGCATTTCGAACTGACAGACTAGAGTCTTGTAGAGGGGGGTAGAATTCCAGGTGTAGCGGTGAAATGCGTAGAGATCTGGAGGAATACCGGTGGCGAAGGCGGCCCCCTGGACAAAGACTGACGCTCAGGCACGAAAGCGTGGGGAGCAAACAGGATTAGATACCCTGGTAGTCCACGCCGTAAACGATGTCTACTCGGAGTTTGGTGTCTTGAACACTGGGCTCTCAAGCTAACGCATTAAGTAGACCGCCTGGGGAGTACGGCCGCAAGGTTAAAACTCAAATGAATTGACGGGGGCCCGCACAAGCGGTGGAGCATGTGGTTTAATTCGATGCAACGCGAAGAACCTTACCTACTCTTGACATCCAGAGAATTATCCAGAGATGGATTAGTGCCTTCGGGAACTCTGAGACAGGTGCTGCATGGCTGTCGTCAGCTCGTGTTGTGAAATGTTGGGTTAAGTCCCGCAACGAGCGCAACCCTTATCCTTACTTGCCAGCGGGTAATGCCGGGAACTGTAGGGAGACTGCCGGTGATAAACCGGAGGAAGGTGGGGACGACGTCAAGTCATCATGGCCCTTACGAGTAGGGCTACACACGTGCTACAATGGACAGTACAGAGGGAAGCAAAGCGGCGACGTGGAGCGGAACCCAAAAAGCTGTTCGTAGTCCGGATTGGAGTCTGCAACTCGACTCCATGAAGTCGGAATCGCTAGTAATCGTGGATCAGAATGCCACGGTGAATACGTTCCCGGGCCTTGTACACACCGCCCGTCACACCATGGGAGTGGTTTGCAAAAGAAGTAGCTAGCTTAACCTTCGGGGGGGCGGTTACCACTTTGTGGATCATGACTGGGGTGAAGTCGTAACAAGGTAGCCCTAGGGGAACCTGGGGCTGGATCACCTCCTTACCTAAACGATGAAATTTGTTGTGAGTGTTCACACAGATTGCTTGATAGACGAAGAGCGAAAACAGTAAGTGGGTCTGTAGCTCAGGTGGTTAGAGCGTACGCCTGATAAGCGTAAGGTCGGTGGTTCGAGTCCACTCAGACCCACCAATCTTGTTAATGCTGCGTTGTATCGGTCGTCGTTTACTGATGTAAACGTCCTCCCAATACGCCTTGCCTGAACAAGATTAACCTTACAAGATAACGCAGAGATTTTTGCTTAAATCCAGGCGTGCAACTGACAAGTGAGGGCGCATACAGGAGTATGTAACCGAACGAGGATAGGCCGCACAACGCCGAGTTAAGGAAAAATAGCAAGTTAGAAATGGGGCTATAGCTCAGCTGGGAGAGCGCCTGCTTTGCACGCAGGAGGTCTGCGGTTCGATCCCGCATAGCTCCACCATTTTCATGGTGAGACTGTTTTCGTTTTATGGTCATGGAAATGCCAAAGATAAGTGAACAATTTATCTTTGGCTTTTTTAAGCCCGCTCTTTAACAATTTGGAAAGCTGATAGTAGAGATTAAATAGCAATATTTAATCAAAATGAGTTCTCAAAATACTTCAATCAAGTGTTTTGATATTCATATCAAGGCGAAAGAAAAACCAACGGGTCGTGCATACGGCGTGGTTGAGGAAACTCATCCGGGTTGTATGGTTAAGCGACTAAGCGTATACGGTGGATGCCTTGGCAGTCAGAGGCGATGAAGGACGTGTTAATCTGCGAAAAGCTGTGGTGAGGTGATAAAAGCCAATTGAGCCACAGATGTCCGAATGGGGGAACCCACTTGCATAAGCAAGTATCTGCATGTGAATCCATAGCATGCAGAGGCGAACCGGGAGAACTGAAACATCTAAGTACCCCGAGGAAAAGAAATCAACCGAGATTCCCCTAGTAGCGGCGAGCGAACGGGGACCAGCCCTTAAGTCATTGGGGTGTTAGTGGAAGGTGTTGGAAAGCACCACGGTACAGGGTGATAGTCCCGTACACGACAACTAACCGATGATGAAAACGAGTAAGGCGACACACGTGGTATGTTGTCTGAAGATGGGGGGACCATCCTCCAAGGCTAAATACTCCTGACTGACCGATAGTGAACCAGTACCGTGAGGGAAAGGCGAAAAGAACCCCTGTGAGGGGAGTGAAATAGAACCTGAAACCGTATACGTACAAGCAGTGGGAGCGGTTTTTGAGACCGTGACTGCGTACCTTTTGTATAATGGGTCAGCGACTTACATTTAGTAGCGAGGTTAAGCGAATAGCGGAGCCGTAGGGAAACCGAGTGTTAACTGCGCGAATAGTTGCTAGGTGTAGACCCGAACCCCGGTGATCTAGCCATGGGCAGGTTGAAGATTGAGTAACATCAATTGGAGGACCGAACACACGTCTGTTGAAAAAGACGGTGATGACCTGTGGCTGGGGGTGAAAGGCCAATCAAACCGGGAGATATCTGGTTCTCCTCGAAAGCTATTTAGGTAGCGCCTCGAGCGAATACCATTGGGGGTAGAGCACTGTTAAGACTAGGGGGTCATCCCGACTTACCAACTCTTTGCAAACTCCGAATACCAATGAGTACTACTCGGGAGACAGACGGCGGGTGCTAACGTCCGTCGTCAAAAGGGAAACAACCCAGACCGTCAGCTAAGGTCCCAAAGTTATTGCTAAGTGGGAAACGATGTGGGAAGGCTTAGACAGCTAGG
This portion of the Shewanella yunxiaonensis genome encodes:
- the mnmH gene encoding tRNA 2-selenouridine(34) synthase MnmH: MAQNVIPASEYRAIFLSKRPLIDLRAPVEFTKGAFASSHNLPLMTDDERQQVGTCYKQHGPTAALALGHQLVQGAVKAARVDAWLAFCQQHPDAYFYCFRGGMRSQISQSWLQEAGRDIPYIAGGYKGMRQFLIQTIEDPALAPQMLILSGITGSGKTEVIHQRTEEAVDLEGVANHRGSSFGKEVTPQPTQINFENNLALALLQHQQRRTSCLLLEDESHLVGRCFISKPFFDGMQAANVIVLEASLQDRLQRLLAQYVHKMHHDFCVRDGEEMGFESFSQYLRQSVNGISRRLGQQHATELLALIERALQEQQQRNNTELHLEWIALLLGKYYDPMYEYQLQKKADRIVFRGDQRAINQWLDEQTPR
- the selD gene encoding selenide, water dikinase SelD; its protein translation is MSDSPIKLTEYSHGAGCGCKISPKVLTTILASQLPGFTDPNLLVGNQTRDDAAVYQLDEHTGIISTTDFFMPIVDDPFTFGRIAATNAISDVYAMGGTPIMAIAILGWPVNKLPPEIAQQVVDGGRQACADAGIMLAGGHSIDAPEPIFGLAVTGKVDLRHLKQNDTAHAGDILYLTKPLGIGILTTAQKQKKLADEDALIAPNAMCQLNKVGAEVARLAGVHAMTDVTGFGLAGHLLEVCQGANLSASISVDALPLLPKAREYLAQGCVPGGTHRNFDSYGGQLPVLTEEQQALLCDPQTSGGLLIAVAPDQEAALLDVLATQLITGYRIGSLSERSQQAEWINIR
- a CDS encoding acyl-CoA desaturase; the protein is MKQPPLIWTNIIFFVTTFVGAAILVPWRGLNHGFDAVEWAWFIILAFAAGLSITAGYHRLWSHKAYKAHPAVKVLYALGGALAFQNSALHWASDHRIHHKHVDNNDKDPYSANRGFWFSHIGWMLREYQPERYNDYSNARDLQQDQVVMWQHKYYLWLAAAMNIGLPLVLGWLHGDIISMLLLAGLLRLVVVHHCTFFINSLAHVWGKQPYTDRNTARDNGILALLTYGEGYHNFHHIFEHDYRNGIRWWHYDPTKWLIRGLSWCGLAGELRRVPQEKIDAALLQMQLKQTQQRLLNLSNADELLDKLQREYEELKQHLIAYYEVKKHLLEAKRQQLAHDHLLPQVAELKRRFQLQRRNWQRLTANLGA
- the fabR gene encoding HTH-type transcriptional repressor FabR, yielding MGVRAQQKEKTRRALVDAAFIQLSAERSFSSLSLREVAREANIAPTSFYRHFKDMNELGLTMVDEGGLALRQMMRKGRQRAEAGGSVIRISVETFMEVLESNPNVFRILLHERSGTSAAFRAAVEREIEHFISELSHYIEDSAGRSPDLAREQAEALVTLVFNAGAAALDMKRSDRKLLADRLVTQLRMVVKGAEALQQKRDNPELRSRLLR
- the trmA gene encoding tRNA (uridine(54)-C5)-methyltransferase TrmA; the encoded protein is MNLDAMVPERYGEQLEQKRHLLQQSFAEFSPPLLEVFPSQPQHYRMRAEFRVWHDGDDLYFCVYDQQAKQPVRCDQFLPASALINQMMLALVDELKPNPALRHRLFQVDFLSTLSGDILVSLLYHRQLDDVWQAEAAALKQRLSSRFKVDLIGRARKQKVLLDRDFVIETLPVNNEQFDYKQVENSFTQPNAGVACKMLEWAQDCTRNSRGDLLELYCGNGNFSIALAQNFGKVLATELAKPSVESAQYNIEANQIANLQIIRMSAEEFSAAMTRERQFRRLEGIDLNSYDCNTIFVDPPRAGLDQQTVDMVQGYDNILYISCNPETLKENLTQLCRTHRIARFALFDQFPYTEHVEAGVLLQRK
- the murI gene encoding glutamate racemase, with translation MSHTILVFDSGVGGLSVLQEIRQLIPGQHYHYLFDNARLPYGELSEAELISGCVALIEPMVTRLAADIVVIACNTASTLILPALRQCLSVPVVGVVPAIKPAAQLSKSHHIGLLATPGTIKREYTHELIRKFADDCRVELFGSSELVMLAEQKIAGLEPSPQQLQKLLAPITQSSLDVLVLGCTHFPMLKAEISQILGDQVTLLDSGTAIARRVRDLLPAGEENPEDETAVAYYTTAAISEGLTLSLKKLGFSKIENIKSE
- a CDS encoding RNA recognition motif domain-containing protein — translated: MQKSLLIALLVAVLGALAIYFFIPQLPSYMGFAAGAIITAIICATLASANTTSTAEPYKGPIMTLYVGNLPYRVNEVEVKALFEKYGPVNSVRLVRDRKTGRRKGFGFVEIAEKGGQQALAKLNDYTFQERTLKVREAKSQDSDSDNE